The following coding sequences are from one Humulus lupulus chromosome X, drHumLupu1.1, whole genome shotgun sequence window:
- the LOC133803184 gene encoding uncharacterized protein LOC133803184 isoform X2, with translation MASSITKPGKQLGELLQKEQDPFVLDIFLNERRYVKRNASDSNKSRKRRNAIPSCSKILRAILGKFGFNKSDQSQNTRSTDTTTTTTTDDDQIQGKSNEKMKNVIVQQVSEPDRLSSASSKTVYNSCSDSEYSQDESSTSLDQHEHDSFEATRLSYKTGKEAISGGAFVFRQLIGNNNRSSVSVVQEESSLSQEKINLIRRQSLETKTKISSLIMAREVREKPRNVSTKISDPRELHNLKSKPSRQFLKSKRVLSKTRQLLFECVREIVETHAKKEKVHYGKGVLGPEELGELLWEKMKAWSKQSTGDDTNNITYLLCLDFVDTAQEWNGFDSEKKEIFWEIGDAIAEEIMNEFVIETMC, from the exons ATGGCTTCCTCAATAACCAAACCAGGAAAACAACTAGGAGAGCTTCTTCAAAAAGAGCAAGACCCTTTTGTTCTAGACATTTTCTTGAATGAAAGACGGTATGTGAAAAGAAACGCTAGTGACTCAAATAAGAGCAGAAAAAGAAGAAATGCCATTCCAAGCTGTTCCAAAATATTGAGAGCTATACTTGGCAAGTTTGGCTTCAATAAAAGTGATCAAAGTCAGAATACCAGGAGCACcgatactactactactactactactgatgaTGATCAAATACAAGGAAAATCCAATGAGAAAATGAAAAATGTTATTGTTCAACAAGTTTCCGAGCCAGATAGACTTTCTTCTGCTAGCAGTAAAACGGTGTATAATTCATGCTCCGACAGTGAGTATTCTCAAGATGAATCATCAACTTCATTGGATCAACATGAGCATGACTCATTTGAAGCCACGAGACTCAGCTACAAAACAGGGAAAGAG GCTATTTCAGGTGGAGCTTTTGTGTTTCGACAACTCATTGGAAACAATAACCGCAGCTCAGTGTCAGTAGTACAAGAAGAAAGTTCTTTATCCCAAG AGAAAATCAACCTCATAAGGAGACAATCACTAGAGACTAAAACAAAAATCAGCAGCCTCATTATGGCAAGGGAAGTAAGAGAGAAGCCAAGAAATGTTAGTACTAAGATCTCTGATCCGAGGGAGCTTCACAATCTCAAGTCCAAACCTTCGCGGCAGTTTCTCAAATCCAAGAGAGTCTTGAGCAAGACAAGGCAGCTTTTGTTTGAATGTGTGAGAGAGATCGTAGAAACTCATGCAAAGAAGGAGAAAGTTCATTATGGTAAGGGAGTGTTGGGGCCAGAGGAGTTAGGGGAGCTTCTATGGGAGAAAATGAAGGCTTGGAGTAAACAAAGTACCGGAGATGATACTAACAATATAACGTATTTATTGTGTTTGGATTTCGTTGACACAGCTCAAGAGTGGAACGGTTTTGACTCAGAAAAGAAAGAAATCTTTTGGGAAATTGGAGACGCCATCGCAGAAGAGATCATGAACGAGTTTGTCATTGAAACTATGTGTTAA
- the LOC133803184 gene encoding uncharacterized protein LOC133803184 isoform X1: protein MASSITKPGKQLGELLQKEQDPFVLDIFLNERRYVKRNASDSNKSRKRRNAIPSCSKILRAILGKFGFNKSDQSQNTRSTDTTTTTTTDDDQIQGKSNEKMKNVIVQQVSEPDRLSSASSKTVYNSCSDSEYSQDESSTSLDQHEHDSFEATRLSYKTGKEPTQAISGGAFVFRQLIGNNNRSSVSVVQEESSLSQEKINLIRRQSLETKTKISSLIMAREVREKPRNVSTKISDPRELHNLKSKPSRQFLKSKRVLSKTRQLLFECVREIVETHAKKEKVHYGKGVLGPEELGELLWEKMKAWSKQSTGDDTNNITYLLCLDFVDTAQEWNGFDSEKKEIFWEIGDAIAEEIMNEFVIETMC, encoded by the exons ATGGCTTCCTCAATAACCAAACCAGGAAAACAACTAGGAGAGCTTCTTCAAAAAGAGCAAGACCCTTTTGTTCTAGACATTTTCTTGAATGAAAGACGGTATGTGAAAAGAAACGCTAGTGACTCAAATAAGAGCAGAAAAAGAAGAAATGCCATTCCAAGCTGTTCCAAAATATTGAGAGCTATACTTGGCAAGTTTGGCTTCAATAAAAGTGATCAAAGTCAGAATACCAGGAGCACcgatactactactactactactactgatgaTGATCAAATACAAGGAAAATCCAATGAGAAAATGAAAAATGTTATTGTTCAACAAGTTTCCGAGCCAGATAGACTTTCTTCTGCTAGCAGTAAAACGGTGTATAATTCATGCTCCGACAGTGAGTATTCTCAAGATGAATCATCAACTTCATTGGATCAACATGAGCATGACTCATTTGAAGCCACGAGACTCAGCTACAAAACAGGGAAAGAG CCAACACAGGCTATTTCAGGTGGAGCTTTTGTGTTTCGACAACTCATTGGAAACAATAACCGCAGCTCAGTGTCAGTAGTACAAGAAGAAAGTTCTTTATCCCAAG AGAAAATCAACCTCATAAGGAGACAATCACTAGAGACTAAAACAAAAATCAGCAGCCTCATTATGGCAAGGGAAGTAAGAGAGAAGCCAAGAAATGTTAGTACTAAGATCTCTGATCCGAGGGAGCTTCACAATCTCAAGTCCAAACCTTCGCGGCAGTTTCTCAAATCCAAGAGAGTCTTGAGCAAGACAAGGCAGCTTTTGTTTGAATGTGTGAGAGAGATCGTAGAAACTCATGCAAAGAAGGAGAAAGTTCATTATGGTAAGGGAGTGTTGGGGCCAGAGGAGTTAGGGGAGCTTCTATGGGAGAAAATGAAGGCTTGGAGTAAACAAAGTACCGGAGATGATACTAACAATATAACGTATTTATTGTGTTTGGATTTCGTTGACACAGCTCAAGAGTGGAACGGTTTTGACTCAGAAAAGAAAGAAATCTTTTGGGAAATTGGAGACGCCATCGCAGAAGAGATCATGAACGAGTTTGTCATTGAAACTATGTGTTAA
- the LOC133806262 gene encoding uncharacterized protein LOC133806262: MAMNNYQWLTERGKPKKVVGMMELDAISMLTAQVAALTKQLQKTTLPSQAIQVQNLCELCGLKKNQSEEEGQKGNTQGIEEEKSNEEKVTEDLSKEEEEPPVSIDHHVRIPYPQRLRKHNLDKQFAKFLEVFKKLHINISFTEALEQMPNYVKFMKEIMSNKRKMGDYESVALTEECNAISQRKLPQKLRDLGSFTIPCTIGEFEFLDMEEDENVHIILGRPFLAIGQALIDVQKGEIRLRVQGEEVVFNVFMAMTYPKAIDNCFSVDVVEEVVGRRKLIEDPLEISLTVDDVDGEDSEEVLSYLKWIPSYESWKHKKFEELGEGPKRPLPLILKPPVLELKVLPEHLRYAYLGEKETLPVIVSSFLSKVE, translated from the exons ATGGCgatgaataattatcaatggcTAACTGAAAGGGGAAAACCAAAGAAGGTGGTTGGAATGATGGAATTGGATGCTATATCAATGCTTACAGCTCAAGTAGCAGCCTTGACAAAGCAACtacaaaagactacactcccATCTCAAGCTATACAAGTTCAAAACCTGTGTGAATTGTGTG GGCTAAAGAAGAATCAGTCAGAAGAAGAAGGTCAGAAGGGAAATACACAAGGCATAGAAGAAGagaagtctaatgaagaaaaggttactgaagaccttagcAAGGAAGAAGAGGAACCACCTGTGAGTATTGACCATCATGTTAgaattccatatccacaaaggCTTCGCAAACATAATCTGGATaagcagtttgcaaagtttttagaggtgttcaagaagctacatattAATATATCGTTCACAGAAGCATTAGAACAGatgcccaactatgtgaagttcatgaaggagattaTGTCTAACAAGAGAAAAATGGGTGATTATGAATCAGTAGCGTTAACAGAAGAGTGTAATGCAATTTCGCAAAggaaacttcctcaaaagttacgAGATCTTGGTAGTTTTACTATTCCATGCACGATTGgggagtttgaat ttcttgatatggaggaggatgagaaTGTTCATATTATCTTGGGGAGGCCATTTTTAGCAATTGGGCAAGCATTGATAGATGTGCAAAAGGGAGAGATAAGGCTAAGAGTGCAAGGGGAAGAAGTagtatttaatgtgtttatggCTATGACTTATCCTAAAGCAATTGATAATTGTTTTTCAGTGGATGTGGTAGAAGAGGTAGTAGGGAGAAGAAAGTTAATTGAAGATCCTCTTGAAATTAGCCTTACAGTTGATGATGTAGATGGTGAGGATAGTGAAGAGGTGTTGAGTTATTTGAAGTGGATACCATCATATGAGTCGTGGAAGCATAAAAAGTTTGAAGAATTAGGCGAGGGACCGAAAAGACCATTACCATTGATTTTGAAGCCACCTGTGTTAGAACTAAAGGTTTTACCGGAACATCTACGCTATGCTTATCTTGGAGAGAAAGAGACTCTTCCGGTTATAGTTTCATCATTTCTTTCGAAAGTAGAGTAG